The Magnetospirillum sp. genome includes a region encoding these proteins:
- a CDS encoding NAD(P)/FAD-dependent oxidoreductase has protein sequence MSEQPIHTTDVAIIGAGPVGLFAVFECGMLKMKTHVVDALDMAGGQCAALYPEKPIYDIPGYPKVGALELIENLQAQAAPFNPVYHLGQRVEKLVRGEDGWLDLETAKGTKIRAKAVILAAGVGAFGPNKPPLARIDDFENKGVHYFVQRREDFRGKRVAIAGGGDSALDWTLSLADVAARVMVIHRRDKFRGAPDTVAKVMDLAKAGKIDLVTPYQLEGLEGEPGALTHVVLKDLDGNIRKLEADALLAFFGLAMNLGPIAGWGLALHKGNIAVEAATLATSVPGIFAIGDIADYPGKLKLILQGFAEAAMAAHAAHKLVHPGEVLHFEYSTTKGVPG, from the coding sequence ATGTCCGAACAGCCGATCCACACGACCGACGTTGCGATTATCGGTGCAGGCCCCGTGGGGCTGTTTGCCGTCTTCGAATGCGGCATGCTCAAGATGAAGACGCATGTGGTCGACGCGCTCGACATGGCGGGCGGCCAGTGTGCGGCGCTTTATCCCGAGAAGCCGATCTACGACATTCCCGGCTATCCCAAAGTGGGGGCGCTCGAGCTCATCGAAAATCTGCAGGCCCAGGCGGCCCCGTTCAACCCGGTCTACCATCTGGGCCAGCGCGTGGAGAAATTGGTGCGCGGCGAGGATGGCTGGCTCGATCTCGAAACCGCCAAGGGTACCAAGATCCGCGCCAAGGCTGTGATCCTAGCGGCGGGCGTGGGTGCCTTCGGTCCCAACAAGCCGCCGCTCGCCCGCATCGACGATTTCGAGAACAAGGGCGTGCATTATTTCGTGCAGCGGCGCGAGGATTTCCGCGGCAAGCGCGTCGCCATCGCCGGCGGCGGCGATTCCGCTTTGGACTGGACGCTGTCTTTGGCCGACGTCGCCGCGCGCGTGATGGTGATCCACCGCCGCGACAAATTCCGCGGTGCGCCCGACACGGTCGCCAAAGTCATGGATCTCGCCAAAGCCGGAAAAATCGATCTTGTCACGCCCTACCAGCTCGAAGGGCTGGAAGGCGAGCCGGGGGCGCTTACGCATGTGGTGCTCAAGGATCTCGACGGCAATATCCGCAAGCTCGAGGCCGATGCGCTGCTCGCTTTCTTTGGTCTTGCGATGAATCTCGGTCCCATCGCGGGCTGGGGCCTCGCCTTGCACAAGGGCAACATCGCGGTCGAAGCGGCCACGCTCGCCACGTCCGTGCCCGGCATTTTCGCGATCGGCGACATCGCAGACTATCCGGGCAAGCTCAAGCTCATCCTGCAAGGCTTTGCCGAAGCCGCCATGGCCGCGCATGCCGCACACAAGCTCGTGCATCCGGGCGAGGTGCTGCATTTCGAATACTCGACCACGAAGGGCGTGCCGGGCTGA
- the tsaE gene encoding tRNA (adenosine(37)-N6)-threonylcarbamoyltransferase complex ATPase subunit type 1 TsaE gives METQGASRATTLENPAATAALAAQLAGLARVGDVLALWGDLGMGKTAFARAFIAARAGEALVVPSPTFTLLQTYDLPNGPVWHFDLYRLASPDDVWELGWEQGLSEAILLVEWPQRLGDFLPADRLDVSFAQGDGPEQRLVRLAASGAWETRLDACHV, from the coding sequence ATGGAAACGCAAGGTGCGAGTCGCGCAACGACGCTCGAAAATCCAGCCGCGACCGCTGCCCTGGCGGCGCAGTTGGCAGGACTCGCGCGCGTGGGCGATGTGCTCGCTTTGTGGGGCGATCTCGGCATGGGCAAGACCGCCTTTGCGCGTGCTTTCATCGCGGCACGCGCCGGCGAAGCGCTCGTCGTACCCAGCCCCACTTTCACGCTGCTGCAGACCTACGATCTGCCGAACGGGCCTGTCTGGCATTTCGATCTCTACCGGCTGGCGAGCCCCGACGATGTGTGGGAACTCGGCTGGGAGCAGGGGCTCAGCGAGGCGATTTTGCTCGTCGAATGGCCGCAGCGCCTGGGCGATTTTCTGCCCGCCGACAGGCTCGACGTTTCGTTCGCGCAAGGCGACGGGCCGGAGCAGCGCCTTGTGCGGCTCGCTGCGTCGGGTGCTTGGGAAACGCGCCTGGATGCTTGCCATGTTTGA
- a CDS encoding phosphotransferase has protein sequence MFEPRAAARPFLDAHGWAGIAPAPLAGDASFRRYFRLADGKRRAVLMDAPPLHEDVRPFVAVGEHLAALGFSAPRIEAKNPHDGFLLLEDLGDATFTRVLREGANEAELYALAADTLVALHKHPAQTNVDVPPYDAATLDREAALLVDWFLPAWTGAAPSPALRRDYLELWRKLYALADIGTPCLVLRDYHVDNLVLLADRPGIAACGLLDFQDARLGSCVYDLASLVEDARRDVSPDVRAACVARYLAAFPQIDKAAFDAGLAVLGAQRSAKIIGIFVRLALRDGKPQYLGHIARVWRLLEASLTHPALAYLEHWFAANVPNEWRTAPKIETAA, from the coding sequence ATGTTTGAACCGCGTGCCGCCGCACGGCCGTTTCTCGATGCGCATGGCTGGGCCGGGATAGCACCCGCCCCGCTTGCGGGCGACGCCAGCTTCCGCCGCTATTTTCGGCTCGCCGACGGCAAGCGCCGCGCCGTGCTGATGGACGCACCCCCGTTGCACGAAGACGTCCGGCCGTTTGTGGCGGTGGGCGAGCATCTCGCCGCCCTCGGCTTTTCGGCCCCGCGCATCGAAGCCAAAAATCCGCATGACGGGTTTCTGCTGCTCGAGGATCTCGGCGACGCGACGTTTACCCGCGTGCTGCGCGAAGGGGCAAACGAAGCCGAGCTCTACGCGCTTGCGGCCGACACGCTGGTCGCACTCCACAAGCACCCGGCCCAGACAAACGTCGACGTGCCGCCTTACGACGCCGCAACGCTCGACCGCGAGGCGGCCTTGCTGGTCGATTGGTTCCTGCCGGCCTGGACGGGTGCCGCCCCTTCGCCTGCCTTGCGTCGCGATTATCTCGAATTGTGGCGCAAGCTCTATGCGCTTGCCGACATCGGAACCCCCTGCCTCGTGCTGCGCGACTATCATGTGGACAATCTGGTGCTGCTGGCCGATCGCCCCGGCATTGCCGCCTGCGGCCTGCTCGATTTCCAGGACGCGCGGCTGGGGAGTTGCGTCTACGATCTGGCGAGCCTCGTCGAAGACGCGCGCCGCGACGTGTCGCCCGACGTGCGGGCTGCGTGCGTCGCGCGCTATCTGGCGGCGTTCCCGCAAATCGACAAAGCGGCGTTCGACGCAGGCCTTGCCGTTTTGGGCGCCCAGCGCAGCGCCAAGATCATCGGCATTTTCGTGCGCTTGGCCCTTCGCGACGGCAAGCCGCAATATCTCGGCCACATCGCGCGCGTATGGCGCCTGCTCGAGGCAAGCTTGACGCACCCGGCGTTGGCCTATCTCGAGCACTGGTTCGCCGCAAACGTGCCGAACGAATGGCGCACCGCCCCCAAGATCGAGACCGCTGCATGA
- a CDS encoding nucleotidyltransferase family protein, producing the protein MSKIRTAMVLAAGLGKRMRPLTDTLPKPLVEVAGRSLIDRVFDRLIAAGVTRIVVNLHHHRAILEAHIAKRSDAEFALSPEAELLETGGGVLNALPLLGSEPFYCVNADVLWFDGATPALVRMAQAWNAQRPNALLLMNSAASARGYEGRGDYFMDGFGRARRRQGNQIAPFVYAGVQILKASCFAGQAPGRFSLNRVYDALEAAEGLVGIAHDGLWFHVGTPESVAETEFELGWSHARPYPPAR; encoded by the coding sequence ATGAGCAAAATCCGTACGGCGATGGTGCTCGCGGCAGGCTTGGGCAAGCGCATGCGTCCGCTTACCGACACGCTGCCCAAGCCTCTTGTCGAAGTCGCCGGGCGCAGCCTCATCGACCGCGTGTTCGACCGGCTGATCGCGGCGGGCGTCACGCGCATCGTCGTCAATCTCCATCACCATCGCGCCATCCTCGAAGCGCATATCGCCAAGCGCAGCGACGCCGAATTCGCGCTGTCGCCGGAGGCCGAGCTACTTGAAACCGGCGGTGGCGTTTTGAACGCGCTGCCGCTGCTGGGATCCGAGCCCTTCTATTGCGTGAATGCCGACGTGCTGTGGTTCGACGGCGCCACACCCGCTCTCGTGCGCATGGCCCAAGCCTGGAACGCCCAGCGACCGAACGCGTTGTTGCTGATGAATTCGGCCGCCAGTGCGCGCGGCTACGAGGGGCGCGGCGACTATTTCATGGACGGGTTCGGCCGTGCCCGTCGCCGCCAAGGCAATCAGATCGCGCCCTTCGTCTATGCGGGCGTGCAAATCCTCAAGGCTTCGTGTTTTGCGGGCCAAGCACCCGGCCGCTTCTCGCTGAACCGCGTCTACGATGCGCTCGAAGCGGCCGAAGGGCTGGTCGGCATTGCGCATGACGGTCTGTGGTTCCATGTCGGCACGCCCGAAAGTGTTGCCGAGACCGAATTCGAACTGGGCTGGTCGCACGCGCGGCCCTATCCGCCCGCGCGATGA
- the addB gene encoding double-strand break repair protein AddB, with amino-acid sequence MNAATPKLFDIPAGTPFLAALANGIRKQLGSDPLALSRATVLLPNRRAVRALGEAFLAAGDGAALLLPRIAAIGDVDEDELTLAAETAALAAELPPAIDALARHMLLARLVAARGDLVPSPAAAFKLAEALAALLDEMQIEEVGFERFADLVPADYAAHWGETLAFLDILREAWPKILASRGEMDGQARRAKLIRALAAHWARTPPPGPIWAAGSTGSVPATAHLLATIARLEHGAVVLPGLDRTADAATWEAIGEDPSHPQYGLNLLLRRMEATRADVRDWPDTAPGSRARLIAAVLLPAPATESWRDMPAFAPEAFAGLRRLEAPDADSEAGAIALLLRETLETPGRTAALVTADRNLARRVAAELKRWNITADDTAGLPLSRTAPATLLRLAAHAANEDFAPVALLALLKHPLVQLGQTRERHLARTRSFERDFLRGPRPAPGLAGLQTLDADNPLLAALAAAFADAANAGETLAELLPAFLGAAEAMAKDETGQTRLWDGDAGEAVAAFAARLAEAADAFGPLKRRHFADFLDTVLATEAYRPPYGGHPRLAIRGTLEARLVAADRVVLGGLNEGVWPGEAREDPWLSRPMRKAAGLPPPERQIGLAAHDFAQALAGADVVLSRARKTDGTPTLPARWLLRFEALVGKDNPQWQRLLWQKPLGWARLLAGTDEKGRTLPKPRPTPPVAARPAKLAVTGIEKLVRDPYAIFARYVLRLAPLDPIDADVDARDRGNMIHAALETFVRRFPGDLPKRPEAELLEIGRRIFAEHMDRPAVAAFWWPRFARIAEWFAALQTERQADGLRIAGVECAGELDLGGFTLTARADRIDMGPDGRLEVIDYKTGAVPTARQALSGMAPQLPLTAALAKAGAFEGIPAAAIGALVYAKLGGAKQAGDWKTLAPGKEIADADVFSDEALEGLRRLLKRYGDPNQAYLSRPRPQFVSHAGDYDHLARWLEWSRDGDSE; translated from the coding sequence ATGAATGCGGCCACGCCGAAACTTTTCGACATTCCGGCCGGAACGCCGTTCCTGGCGGCCCTGGCCAACGGCATTCGCAAACAACTCGGGTCCGATCCGCTTGCGTTGTCGCGCGCCACGGTGCTGCTGCCCAATCGCCGCGCGGTGCGCGCCCTTGGCGAAGCGTTTCTGGCGGCAGGCGACGGGGCCGCACTCTTGTTGCCGCGCATCGCGGCCATCGGCGACGTCGACGAAGATGAGCTGACGCTCGCGGCCGAGACCGCGGCGCTTGCCGCCGAATTGCCGCCGGCGATCGACGCGCTCGCGCGCCATATGCTGCTCGCCCGCCTCGTGGCCGCACGCGGCGATCTTGTGCCCTCGCCCGCTGCCGCCTTCAAACTCGCCGAAGCGCTGGCGGCCCTGCTCGACGAAATGCAGATCGAAGAGGTCGGCTTCGAACGTTTTGCCGATCTCGTCCCGGCCGATTATGCCGCCCATTGGGGCGAGACCTTGGCCTTCCTCGACATTCTGCGCGAGGCATGGCCCAAGATCCTCGCATCGCGCGGCGAGATGGATGGCCAAGCGCGACGCGCCAAATTGATCCGGGCACTTGCCGCACATTGGGCCCGCACGCCGCCGCCGGGCCCGATCTGGGCGGCAGGCTCCACGGGCTCGGTGCCCGCGACTGCCCATCTGCTCGCCACCATCGCGCGCCTTGAGCACGGGGCTGTCGTGCTGCCGGGGCTCGATCGCACGGCCGACGCCGCGACGTGGGAAGCGATCGGCGAGGACCCGAGCCATCCGCAATACGGGCTCAATCTGCTGCTGCGCCGCATGGAGGCCACGCGCGCCGATGTGCGCGACTGGCCCGACACAGCACCGGGGTCGCGCGCGCGCCTCATCGCCGCCGTTCTGCTGCCTGCCCCTGCCACCGAAAGTTGGCGCGATATGCCCGCTTTCGCGCCCGAGGCGTTTGCAGGCTTGCGTCGGCTTGAGGCCCCCGACGCCGACAGCGAAGCCGGTGCTATAGCACTCCTGTTGCGCGAAACGCTCGAAACGCCGGGCCGCACGGCAGCGCTCGTCACCGCCGACCGAAACTTGGCGCGCCGCGTCGCGGCCGAACTCAAACGCTGGAACATCACGGCCGACGACACGGCCGGCCTGCCGCTTAGCCGCACGGCACCGGCGACGTTGCTGCGCTTGGCCGCCCACGCAGCCAATGAAGATTTCGCCCCCGTTGCGCTGCTGGCCTTGCTCAAACATCCGCTTGTGCAGCTCGGCCAGACGCGCGAGCGCCATCTTGCCCGCACGCGCAGCTTCGAGCGCGACTTCTTGCGCGGACCGCGCCCCGCCCCGGGCCTTGCGGGCCTGCAAACGCTCGATGCCGACAATCCGCTGCTTGCCGCATTGGCCGCCGCCTTTGCCGACGCTGCAAACGCAGGCGAAACCTTGGCCGAATTGCTGCCCGCGTTCCTTGGTGCGGCCGAAGCAATGGCAAAGGACGAAACCGGCCAGACGAGGCTGTGGGACGGCGATGCCGGCGAGGCCGTGGCCGCGTTTGCAGCGCGCCTTGCCGAGGCGGCCGACGCGTTCGGCCCGCTCAAGCGCCGTCATTTTGCCGATTTTCTCGACACGGTGCTGGCAACCGAAGCCTATCGCCCGCCTTACGGCGGTCATCCGCGCTTGGCCATTCGCGGCACGCTCGAAGCGCGCCTCGTGGCGGCCGACCGCGTGGTGCTGGGCGGCCTCAACGAGGGTGTGTGGCCCGGTGAGGCGCGCGAAGATCCGTGGCTGTCGCGCCCGATGCGCAAAGCCGCCGGCCTGCCGCCGCCCGAACGCCAGATCGGACTTGCCGCGCACGACTTTGCGCAAGCGCTTGCCGGGGCCGACGTGGTGCTGTCGCGCGCGCGCAAAACCGACGGCACGCCGACCTTGCCCGCACGCTGGCTGCTGCGCTTCGAAGCGCTTGTCGGCAAAGACAATCCGCAATGGCAGAGGCTGCTGTGGCAGAAGCCGCTCGGCTGGGCGCGACTGCTCGCGGGCACGGACGAAAAAGGCCGCACGCTGCCCAAACCCCGCCCGACCCCGCCCGTCGCCGCACGGCCCGCAAAACTCGCCGTCACCGGCATCGAAAAACTCGTGCGCGATCCCTACGCGATCTTCGCGCGCTATGTGCTGCGCTTGGCCCCCCTCGATCCGATCGACGCGGATGTGGATGCGCGCGACCGCGGCAACATGATCCACGCCGCCCTCGAGACTTTCGTGCGGCGCTTTCCGGGCGATCTGCCGAAGCGGCCCGAGGCCGAGCTCCTGGAAATCGGCCGGCGGATTTTCGCCGAACACATGGATCGCCCAGCCGTCGCGGCCTTCTGGTGGCCGCGCTTCGCGCGTATCGCCGAATGGTTTGCCGCCCTCCAGACCGAACGCCAGGCCGACGGCTTGCGCATTGCCGGCGTGGAGTGTGCGGGCGAGCTTGATCTCGGCGGCTTCACGCTGACCGCACGCGCCGACCGCATCGATATGGGCCCCGACGGCCGCCTCGAAGTGATCGACTACAAAACCGGGGCCGTGCCCACGGCCCGCCAAGCGCTGTCGGGCATGGCGCCGCAATTGCCGCTGACGGCTGCCCTCGCCAAGGCAGGCGCCTTCGAAGGCATTCCCGCCGCCGCGATCGGTGCCCTCGTCTACGCCAAACTCGGCGGGGCCAAACAGGCCGGCGACTGGAAAACGCTTGCACCGGGAAAAGAAATCGCCGACGCCGATGTGTTTTCCGACGAAGCGCTTGAAGGCTTGCGCCGCTTGCTCAAGCGCTACGGCGATCCCAATCAGGCTTATCTTTCGCGTCCGCGCCCGCAATTCGTGTCGCATGCGGGCGACTACGACCACCTGGCGCGCTGGCTCGAATGGTCGCGCGACGGGGACAGCGAATGA
- the addA gene encoding double-strand break repair helicase AddA, which yields MTAPVPAASVDPNANQLAAANPARSVWVVANAGSGKTHVLTTRIVRLLLAGARPGAILCLTFTKAAAAEMHARLSGLLANWATADDKRLDEELNKRLGQSPSEETKRAARTLFARVIDAPGALRIQTIHAFCESLLKRFPVEARVPPHFAVADEGVAAELMAQARNQLLADAMHDTPLRDALAVAVGRADERMFAEAIDYLLAGRRRLRSAIGPTGEGLETAIADLWREFGVAPGDSPQLAVRRCFESVDRAGFAAAIAALAAGGKTDIARADRLRTALAAPTAPEFYALWRRAFLTAEGTPNKSLATKAVQAASPASFTLLQEEQARIVALDASLNSIAAASASAALLRLGHALLQRYDRLKQARALLDYDDLILRAVALLQGAAPWVLYKLDGGIDHLLVDEAQDTAPEQWQAVAALVDEFFAGDGARETRPQRSVFVVGDEKQSIFSFQGADLAAFERMRSTLAAKAREAWHEVPLEVSFRSSQLVLDLVDRTFAEPDLAAGVVSGGKTVAHRAARLGAAGHVELWPPLLPDQAADPVAWDAPLDYVSIEHPSVKLATRIARTVKGWIGTEYLPALGRMVRAGDVLVLVRRRNRFFDACVRAFKDAGVPVAGADRMQLLDQIAIMDLLALARFSLLPGDDLALAELLKSPLYGFDDDDLFKLAHLREGRLWQALRTRAAENPKWQAAADEISELLARADYVPPYEFYADLLHARSGRKRMLARLGPDAADPIDEFLAKCLSFERLSAPSLQGFVQWFQSGATDIKRDMEQGRDEVRVMTVHGAKGLEAEIVFLPDTCAVPTIKDRVLWRSTGTSLPLWPPSGAKGLGPIETARSAANEAAMAEYRRLLYVAMTRTRDRLYVCGWTSKAPSPNSWYAGIAKGFDKLAAEHESLGTADEPPAPHVIDADIDGLKVRAIRTPQTGKIDKKGVAVPAAASVPLPAWAPTREAPLEPQPPRPLVPSQPQIAPRVASPLAAKNRDAFLRGKLIHRLLQSLPDLAPAAREAAARRLLARNAYGLDTAQIDEIAAETLRVLADPGFAAAFAPGSLAEAPIVARIGTRALAGRIDRLAIEPARVLVVDFKTNRPPPADAADVDPVYLAQLAAYRAALRPLFPGRAIACALLWTYAPRLMAIDDALLDRHAPLG from the coding sequence ATGACCGCACCCGTTCCCGCCGCAAGCGTCGATCCAAACGCAAACCAGCTCGCCGCCGCCAATCCGGCCAGGTCGGTTTGGGTGGTGGCCAATGCGGGCTCGGGCAAAACCCACGTGCTGACCACGCGCATCGTGCGCCTGCTGCTGGCGGGTGCCCGGCCCGGCGCCATTCTGTGCCTGACCTTCACCAAAGCGGCAGCAGCCGAAATGCATGCGCGCTTGAGCGGCTTGTTGGCCAACTGGGCGACGGCCGACGACAAGAGGCTCGACGAAGAACTGAACAAGCGCCTGGGCCAAAGCCCGAGCGAAGAAACGAAGCGTGCGGCGCGCACGCTGTTTGCGCGCGTGATCGACGCACCCGGCGCTTTGCGCATCCAGACCATCCATGCGTTCTGCGAGTCGCTGCTGAAGCGCTTTCCGGTCGAAGCGCGCGTACCGCCGCATTTCGCCGTCGCCGACGAAGGGGTTGCCGCCGAACTGATGGCGCAGGCGCGCAACCAACTGCTCGCCGACGCGATGCACGACACGCCATTGCGCGACGCGCTCGCGGTTGCGGTCGGGCGTGCGGACGAGCGTATGTTCGCCGAGGCGATCGACTATCTTTTGGCCGGGCGACGGCGGCTGCGCAGTGCGATCGGACCGACGGGCGAAGGGCTCGAGACCGCGATCGCCGATCTGTGGCGCGAATTCGGCGTCGCACCCGGCGACAGCCCGCAGCTTGCCGTGCGCCGCTGCTTCGAAAGCGTGGACCGCGCAGGCTTCGCTGCCGCGATTGCAGCGCTGGCTGCGGGCGGCAAAACCGACATCGCCCGTGCCGACCGCCTCAGAACAGCGCTTGCTGCACCGACCGCGCCGGAATTCTACGCGCTGTGGCGGCGCGCGTTTTTGACGGCCGAAGGCACGCCAAACAAAAGCCTCGCAACCAAGGCCGTGCAAGCCGCAAGCCCCGCGAGCTTTACTCTGTTGCAGGAAGAGCAGGCGCGCATCGTCGCCCTCGACGCATCGCTGAACAGCATTGCGGCAGCGAGTGCTTCGGCCGCCTTGCTGCGCTTGGGGCACGCGCTGCTGCAGCGCTACGACCGCCTCAAACAGGCGCGCGCCTTGCTCGACTACGACGATTTGATCTTGCGCGCCGTCGCCCTGCTGCAAGGGGCGGCACCCTGGGTGCTCTACAAGCTCGACGGCGGCATCGACCATCTGCTCGTCGACGAAGCGCAAGATACCGCCCCCGAACAATGGCAGGCGGTGGCGGCCCTCGTGGACGAGTTTTTTGCGGGCGACGGTGCGCGCGAAACGCGGCCGCAGCGTAGCGTGTTCGTCGTCGGCGACGAAAAACAGTCGATCTTCAGTTTCCAGGGTGCCGATCTTGCGGCGTTCGAGCGCATGCGCAGCACGCTTGCCGCCAAAGCGCGCGAAGCGTGGCACGAAGTGCCGCTCGAAGTTTCGTTCCGCTCGTCGCAATTGGTGCTCGATCTTGTGGACCGCACCTTTGCGGAACCGGACCTGGCGGCGGGCGTGGTCAGCGGCGGCAAGACCGTGGCGCATCGCGCCGCACGTCTTGGGGCCGCGGGCCATGTCGAATTGTGGCCGCCGCTGCTGCCGGACCAAGCCGCCGATCCAGTCGCGTGGGATGCCCCGCTCGACTATGTGTCGATCGAACATCCGTCGGTGAAGCTTGCAACCCGCATTGCGCGCACGGTCAAAGGTTGGATCGGCACCGAATATCTGCCTGCCCTCGGCCGAATGGTGCGCGCGGGCGACGTGCTCGTGCTGGTGCGACGACGCAACCGGTTTTTCGACGCCTGCGTGCGCGCCTTCAAGGATGCGGGCGTGCCGGTCGCGGGGGCCGACCGCATGCAGCTGCTCGACCAGATCGCGATCATGGATCTGCTGGCGCTTGCGCGCTTCAGCCTGCTGCCCGGCGACGATCTGGCCTTGGCCGAGCTGCTCAAATCGCCGCTCTACGGCTTCGACGACGACGATCTGTTCAAGCTTGCGCATCTGCGCGAGGGGCGGCTGTGGCAGGCCTTGCGTACGCGCGCAGCCGAGAATCCCAAATGGCAGGCGGCGGCCGACGAAATTTCCGAGCTGCTCGCGCGCGCCGACTATGTGCCGCCCTACGAGTTCTATGCCGATCTCTTGCATGCGCGCAGCGGGCGAAAGCGCATGCTCGCCCGCCTCGGCCCCGACGCCGCCGATCCGATCGACGAGTTTCTGGCCAAGTGCCTTTCCTTCGAACGGCTGTCGGCCCCGAGCCTGCAAGGCTTCGTGCAGTGGTTCCAGTCGGGTGCGACCGACATCAAGCGCGACATGGAGCAGGGGCGCGACGAAGTGCGCGTGATGACCGTGCACGGCGCCAAAGGCCTCGAGGCCGAAATCGTGTTCCTGCCCGACACGTGCGCCGTGCCGACGATCAAAGACCGCGTTCTGTGGCGCAGCACAGGCACGTCGCTGCCGCTGTGGCCGCCTTCGGGCGCCAAAGGGCTTGGCCCCATCGAGACCGCGCGCAGTGCCGCCAACGAAGCCGCGATGGCCGAATATCGCCGCCTGCTCTATGTCGCGATGACACGCACGCGCGACCGGCTTTACGTGTGCGGATGGACAAGCAAAGCCCCCAGCCCCAATTCCTGGTACGCAGGCATCGCAAAAGGGTTCGACAAGCTCGCGGCGGAGCATGAGAGCTTGGGCACGGCGGACGAACCGCCCGCACCGCACGTGATCGATGCCGATATCGACGGCCTGAAGGTGCGCGCAATCCGCACGCCGCAAACGGGCAAGATCGACAAAAAGGGCGTCGCGGTCCCGGCTGCGGCTTCCGTGCCATTGCCCGCATGGGCGCCGACGCGCGAAGCCCCGCTTGAGCCGCAGCCCCCGCGCCCGCTCGTCCCTTCGCAGCCGCAGATCGCCCCCCGCGTGGCAAGCCCCTTGGCTGCCAAAAATCGCGATGCGTTTTTGCGCGGTAAGCTCATCCATCGGCTGCTGCAGAGCTTGCCAGATCTTGCACCGGCCGCGCGCGAAGCGGCCGCACGCCGCCTACTCGCGCGCAACGCCTACGGGCTCGACACCGCACAGATCGACGAGATCGCGGCCGAGACGTTGCGCGTGTTGGCCGATCCCGGCTTTGCCGCGGCTTTCGCACCCGGCAGCTTGGCCGAAGCACCCATCGTGGCGCGCATCGGCACACGTGCTTTGGCAGGGCGCATCGACCGGTTGGCGATCGAGCCTGCGCGCGTGCTCGTCGTCGATTTCAAAACCAACCGCCCGCCGCCGGCGGACGCGGCCGACGTCGATCCCGTCTATCTTGCCCAGCTTGCCGCCTATCGCGCGGCGTTGCGGCCGCTGTTTCCCGGCCGCGCAATCGCGTGCGCGCTGCTATGGACCTATGCGCCGCGCTTGATGGCGATCGACGATGCGCTGCTCGACCGCCATGCGCCGCTTGGCTGA
- the trxA gene encoding thioredoxin TrxA, with the protein MSATTTKVTDASFQADVLQSGTPVLVDFWAEWCGPCKQIAPALDELAKEMGDKLTVAKINIDENPMTPSKYGVRGIPTLMLFKGGEVAATKIGSLPKSKLYEWVQANV; encoded by the coding sequence ATGAGCGCCACCACGACCAAAGTAACCGATGCCAGTTTCCAAGCCGACGTGCTGCAATCCGGCACGCCTGTGCTCGTGGATTTCTGGGCCGAATGGTGCGGGCCGTGCAAACAGATCGCCCCTGCCCTCGACGAGCTCGCCAAGGAAATGGGCGACAAGCTGACGGTCGCCAAAATCAACATCGACGAAAACCCAATGACGCCGTCCAAATACGGCGTGCGCGGCATCCCAACTTTGATGCTGTTCAAGGGCGGCGAAGTGGCCGCCACGAAAATCGGCTCGCTGCCCAAGAGCAAGCTCTACGAATGGGTGCAAGCCAACGTGTGA